One window of Chloroflexus aggregans DSM 9485 genomic DNA carries:
- a CDS encoding iron chaperone — MARSKRAGDGEQDGFSAEERAAMHERAQELKATARRRRPAKQEEEARAVLAKIAELPEPERTIFTRLHTIITANAPTLAPRLWYGMPAYAKDDKVICFIQSAQKFNTRYTTLGFSDGALLDDGAMWPTAFAITELTPAAEAQIAALVRRAVGEVAE; from the coding sequence ATGGCACGCAGCAAACGCGCCGGTGACGGCGAACAAGATGGATTCTCGGCTGAAGAACGGGCCGCAATGCACGAACGCGCGCAAGAACTTAAAGCTACTGCCCGCCGACGCAGGCCCGCTAAACAGGAAGAGGAAGCTAGGGCGGTGCTGGCTAAGATTGCCGAACTGCCGGAGCCGGAACGCACGATCTTCACTCGTCTGCACACCATCATCACCGCTAACGCACCCACCCTCGCGCCACGGCTCTGGTACGGCATGCCGGCCTATGCCAAAGACGACAAAGTGATCTGTTTTATCCAAAGTGCGCAAAAATTCAACACGCGCTACACCACGCTAGGCTTTTCCGATGGCGCGTTGCTTGATGATGGTGCAATGTGGCCAACCGCTTTTGCTATCACCGAGCTTACTCCGGCTGCTGAAGCGCAAATCGCGGCGCTAGTACGGCGAGCAGTAGGTGAGGTGGCAGAGTAG